From Aegilops tauschii subsp. strangulata cultivar AL8/78 chromosome 5, Aet v6.0, whole genome shotgun sequence:
ttttcctccatcttacaactgtagaacttgtcggagacttcatatctctcgacccaggcatgatcttggaaaaccattttcagctcttgaacatctcatatgctccgtgttgctcaaaatgcttttggagccccgattctaagctggaaagcatgccgcactgaaccagggagtaatcatcactatgcgactgccaggcgttcataacgtcttgagttgctgggaaaatgggtgcgtcacctagcggtgcttcaaggacatatgctttcttggcggCTATGAGGATGGTCCTAAAGTTATGGACCcaatccgtatagttgctaccatcgtcttttagcttggttttctctaggaacgcattgaagttgagggcaacattagcgtgggcaaTTGGATCTACAGGATAGATTGTAAAGacaattttagactaagttcatgataattaagttcatctaatcaaattatttaatgaactcccactcagatagacatccctctagtcatctaagtgatacatgatctgaaTCGACAAggccatgttcgatcatcacgtgagacggactagtcatcaacggtgaacatctccatgttgatcgcatctactatacgactcatgttcgacctttcggtctctcgtgttccgaggccatgtctgtacattctaggctcgtcaagtcaacctaagtgttttgcatgtgtaaatctggcttacacccgttgtattcgaacattagaatctatcacacccaatcatcacgtggtgcttcgaaacaacgaaccttcgcaacggtgcacacttagggggaacacatttcttgaaattttagtgagggattaTCTTATTTATGCtgccgtcgttctaagcaaataagatgtaaacaagataaacatcacatgcaaatcataaagtgacatgatatggccaatatcatcttgcgcctttgatctccatcttcgaggcgcagcatgatcaccatcgtcaccggcatgacaccatgatatccatcatcgtgtcttcatgaagttgtctcgccaactattacttctactactatggctaatggttagcaaaaagtaaagtaattacatggcatttatattgactcgcaggtcatacaataaattaagacaactcctatggctcctgtcggttgtcatactcatcgacatgcaagtcgtgattcatattacaagaacatgatcaatctcatacatcacatatataattcatcgcATCCTTTTGggcatatcacatcacatagcataccctgcaaaaacaagttagacgtcctctaattgttgttgcatgttttatgtggctgctatgggtttctagcaagaacgtttcttacctacgcaaaagccacaacggtgatatgccaattgctgtttatccttcataaggaccctcttcatcgaatccgatccgactaaagtgggagagacagacacccgctagccaccttatgcaacgagtgcatgtcagtcggtggaacctgtctcacgtaagcgtacgtgtaaggtcggtccgagccgcttcatcccacaatgccgccgaatcaagataggactagtaacggtaagcaaattgaacaaatcatcgcccacaactacttgtgttctactcgtgcatagaatctacgcatagacctaggtCTGAttccactattggggaacgtagtaataattcaaaaaaaatcctacgtgtcacgaagatcaatctaggagatgctagcaacgagagagagggagtgcatcttcatacccttgaagatcactaagcgaaagcgttacaagaccgcggttgatggagtcgtactcgcggcgattcaaatcgcggaagatccgatccaagcgccgaactgacggcgcctccgtgttcaacacacgtacaacacggggacgtctcctccttcttgatccagcaaggggagaggaaaagttgagggagaactccggcagcacgactgcgtggtggtggagctcgtggttctccgacAGAGCTTCGTTACGCTCaacggtggaggaggaggagttggagggggagggctgcgccaggggcaaGGGTGTatctcccatgcgcctccccactatatataggggtggagggggctggtttcttgccctccaagtacattggggcattggcaaaggtgggaggaaagaaatcccatcctttcccttccccaccgattgttatccccctttttagggatcttgatcttatcccttccggatatgatcttattccttctaagggggtatcttggtgcgccttgaccaggggtgtggggccttgcccccactacccacgttcatgtgggtccccccatgcaggtgggccccactccagAACCTTCTAGAAACTTCCCGGTAtaataccgaaaaatcccaaacattttccggtggccaaaataggacttccgtatataaatctttacctccggaccattccggaactcctcgtgacgtccaggatctcatcccagactccgaacaactttcggtaatcacatacaattcccattacaactctagcgtcaccgaaccttgagtgtgtagaccctatgggttcgggaaccatgcagacatgaccgagatgcctctccggccaataaccaattgctggatctggatacccatattggctcccacatgttccacgatgatctcatcgaatgaaccacgatgtcggggattcaatcaatcttgtatacaattccctttgtccatcggtatgttacttgcccgagattcggtcgtcgatatccctataccttgttcaatctcgttaccggcaagtctctttactcgttccgtaacggatgatctcgtggctaactccttagtcacattgagctcattatgatgatgcattaccgagtgggcccacagatacctatccgtcatacggagtgacaaatcccagtctcgatttgtgccaacccaacagacactttcggagatacctgtagtacacctttatagccacccagttatgttgtgacgtttgatacacccaaagccctacggtatccgggagttgcacaatctcatggtctaaggaaatgatacttgacattagaaaagctctagcaaacgaactacacgatcttgtgctatgcttaggattgggtcttgcccatcacatcattctcctaatgatgtgatcccgttatcaatgatatccaatgtccatggtcaggaaaccacaaccatctattgatcaacgagctagtcaactagaggctcactagggacatgttgtagtctatgcattcacacatgtattacggtttccggttaatacaattatagcatgaacaatagacaattatcatgaccaaggaaatataataataaccattttattattgcctctagggcatatttccaacagcggATGCTTCCGCTCCTCCAAGCACCATATACCGCCCAGTGGCACGACTCGCTTCCTCTCCTTCCCTGTCCCCAAGGAGGGAACTGGTGCCTTATCTCTCGGCCCATCCAGAGAAGGTTGGCTTGGCCAAGGCATGGCGCTCAACTATTCGGACGCGGCGGGCCACATTCCTGAGTCAGGCTTTCACGGATTCGGAAGTCGTTTCCCTGGAGCTTGAGGCGGCAAAGGCGGCGGTGCAAGAAGATCCTAGCCTGGGCCAGATTCTTCATCGGTAACTGGCTCTTTTCCAGTGCCGCGCTGACTGTGATATTCGCCCAGCAGTTGAGTCAATCAACCATTTGGTTCTGCATTGCATCCATGCTTCTGCTATTTTGGACAGGCTCAACCTAACTGATTATGCTTGTGTTACCTCCGATTTGCTGGATTTCATGCAACGTGCTCATCTAAGATGGCCCTCGTCAAGTAAGTTGCACATTCTGGTTGTTGTGTGTGCCATCACTCTTTGGCACTCCAGGAATGATCTTGTGTTTAATCATAAGTGTGGACGCCGTCCTACACTAGGTTGTACGCAGTTGAGCTGTTATCGGTTTGGAGACACACAGCACAACGTGATGTGGATAAAGCGTTGTTGTTTTCATGGGTGTAAAAATTGGTTGGCTAGCCTAGCATAGGTCTTTTCTCCTTCTTTCTTTTGTTCTTCTTCCTCTCTAGGCAGCTCATGGCCTATGCTTAGGTGCGTAATATGAGCTTCATGTAATTGACCTATGGTCTTTGGGCTCCGACCTGTTTTGAAATATATAAAGTAGAACGTGATCTAACTTTCATTTAAAAAAGGCATAACCTAGTGGTGGAAATGGGTTGATGCCTTCCCACCTACTCAGGTTCAAGACatgtacttgcaatttgggtttgttgcaatAATTATACTGTAAGGGGCTTTACAATCTTTCTGTAAAAACACCTAATATTTTGTGCCTAAGGGGGTGTTTGATTGGGTCGTGGTTTTCAAAAAAGCAAACATAGGTTGTCAACCGTGCGAAAGCGATTGTGCTATCGAAAAGTTGTTGTGAATAGTTACCGTTTGGTAAACCAGATATGTGATGTGTGGCTTTTGAGTAAAATGTCTAGAATACCCTTGAGATGTTCAAAGTTGTTTTTAAGGTTATTTATGCAACATACTTGATGGGATCAGTTTTTGCCTTTTGTAATCAAAGTTCAATTGTTGCCTTCTTTATTCAGTAAGAGATCAAAAAAAATTAGGACCCCGATAGATCCCAaagttcggattttaagcatgtcATCCTGAACGTTTTTTCATGGTAACTTTAGTTGAAACGAGGTGACAACTTTAGTAGTTAAAATATGGCAACTTTGCCTCGGTTTGTTTTTCTGTCAGAAAATTGTCATGTTTTATCAATCTCGCGTGAACTAAAATTACCATGAAAAACGTTCGATTgtcatgcttaaaatccgaatgTTCAGGATTTATCATTTTCGAAAAATTATTGTGAAACCTTCAAACTGGAGAGTGTCCTGTGCAACGATTCTGGTATTCATGTCGCCGGAAAGCTCGAGACTGCAAGTCTcggcgttttcctttttcttttttccttgaGTGGGTCATGTGCGTTTGATGTAGAATGAACGGCAGATTTGCTCGGTGGCTGTGCTCTCAAAGTCGCTGAAGCTGACCTCATTGCTGACTCCACAAATGACAGATCGCTCGGTGACTTTGCTCTTCAAAACCAGTGAAGCTGTCCCCAAAAAAAAGACGACGATAACTGTCACACGGGTGGACGATAAAGGATCTGCCAACACGTTTTGTGTGGTGTTTAAGAGGACCAGCCTATATGTCTACGTGTGGACAAAATAACTAGGGCTCACATGCTTTTTTTTCTTGCGGTTCCTTTCACACGCCTACGTGTGGGCAAAATGCGTAACGCTCACACGACCTCTCTCAGCCACCTACCTCACGGTCTCGCACGCCCCCGCGTGACAGTCACCATGCGTCCCCGCAGTTGTCATGGTCCGGACCCTCTTCAATGTCcgtttaactgcagttgccatgtcgttgaactacagttgccatgtcggacaactacagttgccatggttgctcaactgcagttgccatctcaggtcaagtgccagatgccattttagacaactgcagctgttgccatgtatggtctggtttacAATAGTTGCCATAATTTAAAAACTTTGTaggttgccacctactaacactaagCAGTTGCTATGTATGGTCTGGTTTACTATAGTTGCCATGATTTAAAAACCTTAGGAGTGGCCACCTAgtaacactaggcagttgccgtCTAGCGCTACAAAGAGACATGGCAAAacaacatgttcgggtaaaaagaaagagttgccatctgcttacaagcacactaggACAGTTGCCGTGTAccctgcaaaacacatggcaactaacatgttcgggtaaaaaaagagagagttgtcatctgcttacaagcacgctagggcagttgccatgtacactGCAAAACATATGGCAACTGGCAGCTTGGGTGTGGAAAGAGGAGACGGGCGTGTGGGTGAGATGGcaaatgcccacacaccagcccttgTGCGTGAATGAAAATTGGCGTGTAGGCGAACTGCTAAACGCCCACAGACCGGCACCTTCGTGTGATGAAACGGACGTGTGGACGACCGgatgaatgcccacacaccagcttAGTCCTACGTGGCACCATAAACATGTCAAGATTCGTGCACCCACAAACGGACGCGGATCCATGTGTGTAGGCGAGATGCAAACGCCCACACTTGTGGGTGTTAGTGTTTCGGAAAAAACACTGAAACCGAGTCCGACAAAGCACGCTCGGCCGGCGAGGCGAGTGAGAGAGTCAACTCGACCATGGAGTCCGGCGGTGCAGGCGAGGTGCGGCACTGGAACGCCGACGTCAACGGCGTCTCCCTCCACGTCGCCGAGCagggccccgccgccggcccggcgGTGCTCCTCCTCCACGGCTTCCCGGAGCTCTGGCTCTCCTGGCGCCACCAGATGGCCGCTCTCGCCGCCCGCGGCTTCCGCGCCCTCGCCCCCGACCTCCGCGGCTACGGCGACTCCGACGCCCCCGCGGACCCCGCCGCCTACACCATGCTCCACGTCGTCGGCGACGTGGTCGCGCTCCTCGACCACCTCCGCCTCCCCAAGGTGCGTAGCTCTTGGTTTCTTCTTCCTTGGCCGCCGAGAGTGACGCACTGACGCCGGCGCCGGcgcaggtggtggtggtgggtcaCGACTGGGGTGCGCAGGTGGCGTGGCATTTCTGCCTGTTCCGGCCGGACCGGGTGCGCGCCGTCGTCGCGCTGGGGATCCCGTTCTTCCCCCGCTCCCCTCGTCCGATGGCGGAGATGTTCGCGGCGCGCGGCGACGGGTTCTACATCACGCAGTTCCAGGTGCTGTGATTCTTGGTTCCAGGTGTATTCTGACTTGATTTCGGCATTCATTCTTCTTCTTGCTAATGCCATGGGGGACCTGATACAGCATGGAAGCAGTGAATTGGTTGTGTGAAATGGAAATTAATCACATAAAAACTGAAGCAAATGTTCAAAGGAAAAAAATAAAGCGGATGATGATTCGAAGGGGCTAATTGATTGATGAATCTTTGAACTTCTATGCTGAAGAAGCGTAGATTTATTAACTGCTAGTATATGTATCTAAGATATGATCCAAACTGTTTCCTGAAAATTAGAGCAAATACATCATTTGCTAACATTTCGCAAAAGTAAGATTCTATAATCAGGACACAAACACTAAGATTATTTTTGTGGGTCCAAAACTAAAGTCTAAGGCCCAGGATGGCACCAAGATGGGCATATCTTTGCCTTGTAGATGTAGTCATGATCTCTATATAACTCTGTAGATGTTGCAAAACTACCAACTTCGTCTTATTTATAAAGTTCATGCCTGCAGGAGCCTGGAAGAGCTGAAAAGGCATTTGCTCGGTACGACGTCGCGACTGTCCTAAAGAAGTTCTACTCCCTTCAATTAGATGACCTTGCTGCTCCTCCTGGAGTAGAGATCATAGATTTTTTCGAGGCGTCATCATCCCCACTTCCTTGGATGACCGAGGAAGAACTGGGGCAGTATGCCGAGAAGTTCCAGAAGTCTGGCTTCACCGGACCCCTCAACTACTACCGCGCCATGGACACGTAAACTTCATTACTTACATTCTTCATATGCTTTCCATTTTATGTAGCTCATACACAACAATTCATGTCAAACTCAGGAACTGGAGGCTTACTGCGCCCTGGCACGGTGCAAAGATCACGGTGCCTGCGAAGTTCATCGGGGGTGAGAAGGACGTCGGTGTCGAGTCCTTTGGAGTCAAGCGCTACATCGAGAGCGGGGGTTTCAAGTCCAATGTTCCAGACCTTGAGGTTTCCATCATTGAAGGCCACCATTTCCTCCAGCAAGAGCAGGCCGAGAGGGTGAACTCTGAGATACTGTCCTTCCTGGACAAGCTTTCTGGCGAGGAAGCACATAATTAAGAACTAAGTCTGCGAGGAGGCGCATAACTAAGAACCGAGTAAAAGGGTAGTGTATGAGCTGGTTTTAGATGTGAAAGTTGTCTTTTCTAAACTGAAATATAAAGCTGGTGGACCTATCCACTCAAATAAATGTCAGAGATAGGCTTCAATAAAATGCACTGTTGTTGTCTTTCTAATGTGGTatttttttttttagaaaaggaggaagacccccggcctctgcatctggacgatgcatgcagccactttattaattgttcacacaagaccttacaaagtaatacaaCAGTAAGATTAAAGtcaccgtctaggcaacatctgtcaCTACTTCTATTCAattgatgaagggatgctgatagtctgggcctaataccaaacagaccttgcagccaaacctaacatctaagacccgaggtcccatccaggacgcctgccgggtatgggtcacccaccggtccggcgcactcctcaaccaggatgCCTGCTAGGTATGAGGCCGTCGCAGCCACCTgtcaccaatccatcttcagagttgcactgctgcatctaccttgcccggtctagctggcgtcgacgccaccacgacgccagaccgCGTCACCCTCCTGCGCGAGTTCATCTTCGCGCATCGGACCCCGAGTCAACACAGCGCCATGCCGCTGAGACCCGCCGCCATCAATGAGTGAGATGACGCACTGCTTCACCAAAGAATCCGTCCTCTGGTCCCTCGATCACGTGTGTACCTCCAAGAAAGACGCCCCCAAAGGGGGAACGACACCAGAgcgccgccgtcatccgatcatccgatctagggtttcccccggaggtagcagagagtggccttgaacttctccacgacgatgccttcaagaagggaacaaTGCAGATAGCGCTGCCACCGCCGGCCTTGGCAGTAGCCGAAAGCAAGTTTTCACCCAGATCTGTTCGAAGGAATCCAACTCCCATGCacagccgccgccaccaccaggcTGAGCAcacgccgccgccggcacctccaCGATCGAAGTCACCGGCGGAGCCTGGCCACCAGATGCACCACCGCCGCCATCCCGCAGGGCCACCGGCCACTCCCATCTCCAAAGCCTCCATCCCCGATCCAATCTGGGAGTACCTTGATCCGCCGCCAGGAGGCAGCGCCCAAGCCAGGGACGCCGCACCACCGGAGGGATGCCACGCCATCGAGCTAGCAGGGCGTCAGGGGAAGGCGCTGGGGACGGAACTGACCTGCTGGTCTACGACGCTGTTGAGGAGAAGGAGCCCCGCATCCCACCTCGCAGAACAGGTGACGagcagccccgccgccgccaacgCCACGAGGGCTTTGCCCGGTGGCGCCCATCGGCAGCGGTGAGGGGAAGGGCAGCGGGGAAGGGAACCcctaggcggcggcggcgccctcCCGGGTCGCCCGCGGGGGGTGGGGGGGATAAGATTGTGTTGGGATGTACTAGATTCTAAGATTCTAGTTGTTGAGCAGCCTGTGTTGAGAATCTTGTACTGAACATGGAGATAGTATGGAAGAAAAATGCCAACTTAACATTGCATATATTGTTATGAAAACAATAATAAACACCTCGACATTGTCTTCTTTTTTAGGGGAAGCCATTGGCTAGCTTTATTGATTGGCAATAATAGTTACATGGTTCAGAAGGTAGGGCAAAAGAAAACCAGGGGATTCATCGACCCAGAATACATAATTTACAGAATTACCAAAAGACCTAGCTATCAGATGGGCATCCGAATTGGCTTCCCTTGGACAGAATTTGAAACTAACATCGTCAAAAGTTAGCTATCAGTGCACATTCTTCAAATATTGCAGAACTTGTTGTTGATGAGAATCCACTATCTTGTAAAGTTTCAATAACTTGAGCACAATAAATCCGCCAGTAAAATCTGTGCTCTTATTGTATAGTTCAACGCCAGTCGGCGCTCAGTGCCCAGTCGTGGAGTTTCTTAGCGAGTTAGTCCACATGTGGTCTATATATATCGGTTTTCGCCTGATTTTTCGTTAATTAACTGAGCAATTTCTCTTCTTTATTAATTGATGAGGCAATCGTTTGTCACCGTTTCAAAATATATATATGTGCCCTCCTGGGGCCGCTTCCAACGAACATTGGTTCTCTGAATTTGCCTCCCACAGCTTCTTGTATAGTTCAACGTCAGTCGGCGCATGATTGCCCTGCTAACCGGATGGACATCTTCCGCAGGTGTCAACTCGCGTCTTTCCCACCAAATAAACCATGCAGCCAGCCAGCCACAAGAATAAAGTTCCCTCACACGGATTTCTGGAGATAATACTCCAGAAGCTCTTCCAGAACAGCCGCCCCTTCCCCTGCCACGCAGGCCTGACGGCCGGGCCCCATTGTCAATTTTCCTTTCAAAACGCTCTCAATGAGATTTTAGTGCTTTCAGAAAAAAAACTAACCGAAAATCAGTGGTTTTCGGCAAACTTCGACGCAATTGTGGAGTTCTTTTCTTGCAATTTTAGTCCCAACAGTCCAAGATTATATTCGAGTGATTTATGTGTTATAGGCCTACTGTGATTAGCTTGTGTTTAGTCATCTTGTTTGATCCTCATtttccaaaaagaaaaaaaaatgcaACCAGACAGTTCGCATTTCCAAGAAAATTATCAAATTACAAAATTCATTGTTATTTGAACTGTGTTCTTTTCTAACAGTTAGATATAAAAACAACATTCTGGATCATCGAGTTTGTCAAGTTCGAACCTAATCCTACAATTTCACTAATCCATTGTCGTCCAGCCCGGTTAGGATACCTGGCTTTCACCCAGGCGACCCGGGTTCAAATCCCGGCAATGGAGCCCTTTTTTTTGCCTATTCTTTTCACCATACCTAAATTGCAGCTCTAGCTACCTAAGTTGAAACTTCTGAAAGCTAGCTATCCATGTTCCAGAACCATGAGCTTGGTTACGAAATCTTATGGGTGTTAGGCTTTCaactctagcctaccccaacttgtttgagattaaaggctttgttgttgttggatCATCGAATTTCTCAATCAAGAAGATTCACGTTGGACAACGCAAGGCAGGCAAGTTGCGTTACATACTCACATGATTTTTTACATCGCACAATGCCACTGACATTGATGTACACGCTATACAGGAAATGGGTGCCGGAAGATATGATCTCCAGCTATACTAGAGAGATCACCTAGCATTATTTAGTCACAGAATGATCTCCAGCTGCTTGTTTGCTTATTCTTCTTTCCCAAGGGCGGAGCCGCCACTAGAATTCTGATATGTGGCTCCAATTTCTGGGTTCATCAGCTTGTGCTCTTATCCTGGAGAAAGGAAAAAACACAAGTTGATGGGGAATCACCTGAGAAGCGATTATAGTTGTATACTGAATGCCAGCACATTTTCCGGTGTTGGAAAATGCGAACATTATCTACTCCTGAGACGTTTGATTTTATTTAATTCAATATGGGATCCTGGTTTACCAGAAAACCATTAGGGCTCTCTAGGTGGGTTTGGAACTCCAGCCTCCAGGAGAAAATAAGGTGTACCCCTACCACCACTGTTTCTTTTAACTCAAGATATTCACATTGTCGAACACTACTGTTTAGTTCAGCTCCTCAGAGACGGAGAAATTTTACATAAATGGCAACAAATTACTCCAATCTTCTAGGTGTGAATACTTCTCAAGACTTCCAATGGTATGGGAcaaaatatattctcaaatgtAGACATGGCATACACTTTGTTGTGACAAAATGGGAAACAAAGTGTAAAATTCAAAGATATTGTCAATTATTAATACATACCTTGACAGTGAAAAGGGCACTGGAGTCAAAAACTTGTTGTCCAGCGGTAGCCTTCAGTCCTTCTATATAACCTGCCCGAGGCGCCTTCACAACATGCTGAGAAAAGGAATACAAGAGAGTTGTGTCAGCATTGATTAATTTGATCAAAATTTTACAAGACACCATCAGCAAGTTTTTTCAGACCTCCATCTTCATTGCTTCGATAACCATGACAGGCTGACCATTTTCCACGTGTACCCCATCCTTAAGCAAAACCTTAACGACCAAACCAGCCATTGGTGCCAAAACACTTCCTTTTGGATGTGATCTTCCCTCGGAAGCCTGGCTAGGTTGAGAACTATCATCAAGT
This genomic window contains:
- the LOC109774758 gene encoding LOW QUALITY PROTEIN: epoxide hydrolase 3 (The sequence of the model RefSeq protein was modified relative to this genomic sequence to represent the inferred CDS: deleted 1 base in 1 codon); this encodes MESGGAGEVRHWNADVNGVSLHVAEQGPAAGPAVLLLHGFPELWLSWRHQMAALAARGFRALAPDLRGYGDSDAPADPAAYTMLHVVGDVVALLDHLRLPKVVVVGHDWGAQVAWHFCLFRPDRVRAVVALGIPFFPRSPRPMAEMFAARGDGFYITQFQEPGRAEKAFARYDVATVLKKFYSLQLDDLAAPPGVEIIDFFEASSSPLPWMTEEELGQYAEKFQKSGFTGPLNYYRAMDTNWRLTAPWHGAKITVPAKFIGGEKDVGVESFGVKRYIESGGFKSNVPDLEVSIIEGHHFLQQEQAERVNSEILSFLDKLSGEEAHNKN